A genomic region of candidate division WOR-3 bacterium contains the following coding sequences:
- a CDS encoding CheY-P-specific phosphatase CheC translates to MIDAKRLSPEQLDALKEVANIGSGHAATSLSQLMGKKVMVRVPKILTGPLEDVILKIADPNDVVVSVLLYFLGDLTGRTLLLYPFEDAQELTSLLMPVIQDNPAEVQESLLKEVSNILSCSYMNALGELLGLLILPSVPGMIVDMVGAVLSSVVLEFGREKDFIFCVESEFDFGDMQNPLCAYFLLLPDTTSLELILKKLNMMK, encoded by the coding sequence ATGATTGATGCAAAACGTTTATCTCCTGAACAACTCGATGCGCTCAAAGAAGTTGCAAATATTGGGAGTGGTCATGCTGCTACTTCTTTATCCCAGTTGATGGGAAAGAAGGTTATGGTTCGAGTGCCCAAGATTTTGACCGGACCGTTGGAAGACGTTATCTTGAAGATCGCTGACCCCAATGATGTGGTGGTTTCGGTTTTACTATACTTTCTCGGAGATTTAACCGGTCGAACATTATTGCTGTATCCTTTTGAAGACGCCCAGGAACTTACTTCCCTCTTGATGCCGGTGATTCAGGACAACCCGGCTGAGGTACAGGAATCACTTTTGAAAGAGGTTTCAAACATTCTTTCGTGTTCCTATATGAACGCCCTCGGAGAGTTGCTGGGGCTTTTAATACTCCCCTCGGTTCCGGGGATGATTGTGGATATGGTCGGCGCTGTTCTTTCAAGCGTCGTTCTAGAGTTCGGTCGTGAAAAGGACTTTATTTTCTGTGTGGAGAGTGAATTTGATTTCGGTGATATGCAGAATCCCTTATGCGCTTACTTTTTGCTTCTTCCCGATACAACGAGTTTGGAGTTAATTTTGAAAAAACTAAATATGATGAAATGA